From the Solanum pennellii chromosome 4, SPENNV200 genome, one window contains:
- the LOC107016247 gene encoding kirola-like, with translation MGVKGKLTASIEVKCGGHLIHDLFHSNTHHVPNISPSKVNRFEIHQGGIIKVGSIVSWKYYTDGKEKFAKEVIESIDPHNKSITWKVIEGDVLDLYNSFKVITSSEHEWTTLTFVYEKKNEDILKPLTVFGVWIDVIKEIDGHLFKK, from the exons ATGGGTGTGAAAGGCAAATTGACTGCTTCGATAGAGGTGAAATGCGGAGGACATTTGATTCATGATCTTTTCCACTCTAATACACATCATGTACCCAACATTAGCCCTAGTAAGGTTAATCgttttgaaattcatcaagGTGGAATCATAAAAGTTGGTTCGATAGTAAGCTGGAAATATTACACCG atggaaaagaaaaatttgCCAAGGAAGTGATAGAGTCCATCGATCCTCACAACAAATCAATCACTTGGAAAGTGATTGAAGGAGATGTGCTAGACTTATATAATTCCTTCAAAGTCATCACAAGTAGTGAACATGAGTGGACTACATTGACATTCGTGTACgagaagaaaaatgaagatatACTAAAGCCCCTCACTGTATTTGGTGTATGGATTGATGTGATCAAAGAGATAGATGGTCaccttttcaaaaaataa